The Bifidobacterium sp. WK012_4_13 genome contains the following window.
CAAGCACGACTTCACCACCTACGACATACTTGGCTGCTGGGGAAGCGACATGGATCTGAACTACCAGGCCGCCCCTCTGCACTTCTGGAACAGGAGCAAGACGACCGCAGAGATATTCAACGATTTCTATGCAGCCATCCGCAAGGCTGCAGGTGACGCATTGCTTATGGGGTGCAATACCGTAAGCCATCTGTCAGCCGGCGTATTTGATCTGATGAGAGTCGGGGACGACACCAGCGGCCACGATTTCAATCGCACGAGGCGGACTGGCGTCAACTCTCTTGCGTTCAGAATGCCGCAGAACGACCTTTTCTACCAATGCGATGCAGATTGCGTTGGAATAACCGACGCCATTCCATGGGAGCTGAACCGTCGCTGGCTGAAGCTTCTTGCCGCCAGCGGCACTCCTCTGTTCATATCCTGCAATCCCGATGAATTGGATGCCGGGCAGCGCAACGATATCAAGAGGGCATTCGAACTGGCCTTGAGGGAAGACTCGAAGGCAATGCCGACGGACTGGGCACATTCACCGTATCCGGAGCACTGGAGCACCAGTCATGGCCCGATGGACCTTGAGTGGTACCCGACACCAAGATTCTTTCCCGCCGAATAGCACCGTCCTGAATCGGATACGGGAAGATTCGAATCGCCCCTGGCCCTTACCGCACCGATGCGTCAGGACCAATCCGATGCCCCCATGACGATCGGCCAGCAATGTCCCTGACGCGCGCGCTGCCAGACATCGCCCTGCCAGACATCGCCCTGTTCATGGAGTTTCTATATTGCGAAGGAGACATGCCGACGTGAGAGCGAAACAGACGGCTGAAATAGAGAGGGTTGGCATAGCCGACCATGTCGGCGACTTCACCGATCGAGTAGCTCGTCGTTTCGAGAAGCAGCTTGGCCTCGCGGATTCGAATATCGATAAGGTAGCGCAATGGTGATTTGCCCGAAGCTTCCCGGAAGCTTCGTATGAACCAGCTCACGCTCATGCCATGGTCGTGTGCATAGGCATCGATGTTGATGTCGCTGGGATAATGGCGATGAAAATACGTTATGGCACTCTGAATCTTCCCCGAACGTTCCCTGCCTGACTCTTCGCCAGGCCCAAGACGCTGACGCCTTATCAGCAGGAGCAGCCTTCGGAGGTTCATCTGGACGATGCTCTCAAATCCGAAACCTTGCAGTTGCAGCTCATTGATGGTTTGCGAGAACAGCTGCGCGTACTCCGGCAACTGGCCTACCCGCATGATTCCGCTGCACGGCGATTCCCGGGCACCCCCTGAAGCGCCCCTACCGGCTGCCCCAAACCCGGCTGTCCCAAACCCGGCAGCCTCCAGAAGGCGCGAAGCCTGCGTGCCCGAGAAATGAATCCAATAGACGTCGGTTCGGTCTTCGGCGCCATATTCATAGCGCTGGGGCTCATCAGGGAAGAACACGACCATGCTTCCTGCAGACAGGCGGTGTGGCTCTCCCCTCTTGTAGAAGACGGCTTCGCCGCCGTGCACATACAGCAACTGGAAGTCCTTGCG
Protein-coding sequences here:
- a CDS encoding helix-turn-helix domain-containing protein, which codes for MYAGYLYAMDNDVASTTLPLVVSACGHYRMVTRNEFSTLRPYGRKDFQLLYVHGGEAVFYKRGEPHRLSAGSMVVFFPDEPQRYEYGAEDRTDVYWIHFSGTQASRLLEAAGFGTAGFGAAGRGASGGARESPCSGIMRVGQLPEYAQLFSQTINELQLQGFGFESIVQMNLRRLLLLIRRQRLGPGEESGRERSGKIQSAITYFHRHYPSDINIDAYAHDHGMSVSWFIRSFREASGKSPLRYLIDIRIREAKLLLETTSYSIGEVADMVGYANPLYFSRLFRSHVGMSPSQYRNSMNRAMSGRAMSGSARVRDIAGRSSWGHRIGPDASVR